In the genome of Falsirhodobacter halotolerans, the window CATAGATCGTGTTGTTCAGCTCGTCCGCGAAATCCGCAAGGTCGGCATAGGTCTTCAGCCCCTGTTCGGCGAGGTAGTTCGGCACGACCAGATTGTATTTCGTCCCCTCCAGGTTCGCGGCCAGCGTCTCGATCGCGCCGGAGTCGAGGTAAGGTCCGATCGCGCTTTGCTGCGACGGCATCCAATTGCCAAGGAACACGTCGATATCGCCCGATTCCAGCGACGCGAAGGTGACCGGCACGCCGATCACGTCCACATCCACGTCATAGCCCAGCGCTTCGAGGATCTGACGGGTCAGCGAGGTCGTGGCGGTGATGTCCGTCCAACCCACATCCGACATCGTGACCTGCGTGCAGGCCGACTGCGCCAACGCCGGAGAGGCGAAGGTCACTGCGGCGGCGGTGGCGAGGAGTGTGGTTTTCAATGGCGTCATGAGGCGCTCCCTTGGCGGTGGATGGTTGATTGATCAGTCAATAAAGATACGTTAGAGGCCGGAATTGGCAAATTCAGCGCAAGATCGGGGGATCCGGATGCCGAAAGTCGGGATGGAGCCTATCCGTCGCGCCGCCCTTATCAAGGCGTGTATCGAAGAAATCGGCCAAACCGGGACGTTGGATGTGACGGTGGGGCAGATTGCGCGCCGTGCGGGCGTGTCGGCGGCCTTGGCGCATCACTATTTCGGCGGCAAGGAGGCGTTGTTTCTGGCGGCGATGCGGGCGATCCTGGTCGCCTATGGGGTGCAGGTGCGCGAAGCGCTGGCCGCCGCCCCCACGCCCGAGGCGCGGCTCGACGCCATTCTGACCTCCTCCTTCGCGCCCGATCATTTCCGGCCCGAGATCATCGGTGCCTGGCTGAACTTCTATGTCTTCGCCCAGCGCGTGCCCGAGGCGCAGCGCCTTCTGGTCATCTATCGGCGGCGGTTGCATTCGAACCTCGTCGCGT includes:
- the betI gene encoding transcriptional regulator BetI, whose amino-acid sequence is MPKVGMEPIRRAALIKACIEEIGQTGTLDVTVGQIARRAGVSAALAHHYFGGKEALFLAAMRAILVAYGVQVREALAAAPTPEARLDAILTSSFAPDHFRPEIIGAWLNFYVFAQRVPEAQRLLVIYRRRLHSNLVACLRTKAGARASAIAAGAGALIDGVYLRHALRDVIPDPAASVNMVRHFIESDLKGGA